In one window of Pseudoalteromonas espejiana DSM 9414 DNA:
- the rplL gene encoding 50S ribosomal protein L7/L12, with the protein MSVTKDQILDAIAEMSVMDVVALVEAMEEKFGVTAAAAMVAGPAAEAAEEKTEFDVILTGAGANKVAAIKAVRSATGLGLKEAKALVEAAPAPIKEGVSKEEAEALAKDLTEAGAEVEVK; encoded by the coding sequence ATGTCTGTAACTAAAGACCAAATCCTTGACGCAATTGCTGAAATGTCAGTAATGGACGTTGTTGCTCTTGTTGAAGCAATGGAAGAAAAATTCGGCGTAACTGCTGCAGCTGCTATGGTAGCAGGTCCTGCTGCTGAAGCTGCTGAAGAGAAAACAGAATTTGACGTAATCCTTACTGGCGCTGGCGCTAACAAGGTTGCGGCAATCAAAGCTGTACGTAGCGCAACTGGCCTTGGCCTTAAAGAAGCGAAAGCTCTTGTTGAAGCTGCTCCTGCACCTATCAAAGAAGGTGTATCTAAAGAAGAAGCTGAAGCACTTGCAAAAGACCTTACTGAAGCTGGTGCTGAAGTTGAGGTTAAGTAA
- the secE gene encoding preprotein translocase subunit SecE produces the protein MSTNVETPSSAMESVKWLVAIALLAGAVVGNHMFADQSVLLRAIGVVVAIAAGLGIASQTAKGRDFLAFAKEARIEVRKVVWPTRQETTHTTLIVMVATVIMALILWGLDGILFRAVGFLTGLEI, from the coding sequence ATGAGCACGAATGTAGAAACACCATCAAGTGCGATGGAGTCGGTAAAGTGGTTAGTAGCAATCGCGCTACTTGCAGGCGCAGTTGTTGGTAATCACATGTTTGCAGATCAATCTGTATTACTACGTGCAATTGGCGTTGTGGTTGCAATAGCAGCAGGTTTAGGTATTGCCTCGCAAACCGCTAAAGGCCGTGACTTTTTAGCTTTTGCTAAAGAAGCACGCATTGAAGTACGCAAAGTAGTTTGGCCAACGCGTCAAGAAACTACCCACACGACATTAATCGTAATGGTTGCAACAGTGATTATGGCGCTTATCCTTTGGGGATTAGATGGCATTTTATTCCGCGCTGTAGGCTTTTTAACTGGATTGGAGATCTGA
- the rplA gene encoding 50S ribosomal protein L1 — translation MAKLTKRMRTIREKVEVTKDYEINEAVALLKELATAKFVESVDVAVNLGIDARKSDQNVRGATVLPNGTGRDVRVAVFTQGANAEAAKEAGAELVGMEDLAELVKKGEMDFDVVVASPDAMRVVGQLGQILGPRGLMPNPKTGTVTPNVAEAVKNAKAGQVRYRNDKNGIIHTTIGKVDFTAEQLQQNLEALIVALKKAKPSQAKGVYLKKVTISTTMGAGVAVDQNTLSTTVA, via the coding sequence ATGGCTAAATTAACTAAACGTATGCGTACTATCCGCGAGAAAGTGGAAGTAACTAAAGATTACGAAATCAATGAAGCAGTTGCTCTTTTAAAAGAGTTAGCGACAGCTAAATTCGTAGAAAGTGTTGACGTTGCCGTTAACCTTGGTATCGATGCTCGTAAATCTGACCAAAACGTTCGTGGTGCAACTGTACTACCTAACGGTACTGGTCGTGACGTTCGTGTTGCTGTATTCACTCAAGGCGCTAATGCAGAAGCTGCAAAAGAAGCCGGTGCTGAATTAGTAGGCATGGAAGATCTTGCTGAACTAGTTAAGAAAGGCGAGATGGATTTTGACGTTGTTGTTGCATCACCAGACGCTATGCGTGTTGTTGGTCAACTAGGTCAAATCTTAGGTCCACGTGGTCTTATGCCTAACCCTAAAACTGGTACTGTAACACCTAACGTTGCAGAAGCAGTTAAAAATGCTAAAGCAGGTCAAGTACGTTACCGTAATGACAAAAATGGTATCATCCATACTACTATCGGTAAGGTTGATTTCACTGCTGAGCAACTTCAACAAAACCTTGAAGCTCTAATTGTTGCACTTAAGAAGGCTAAGCCTTCTCAAGCAAAAGGTGTTTACTTGAAAAAAGTAACTATCTCTACAACAATGGGCGCAGGTGTTGCTGTTGACCAAAACACTTTAAGCACAACTGTAGCTTAA
- the nusG gene encoding transcription termination/antitermination protein NusG — MSDENKEIKLRWYVVQAFSGYEKRVAQTLSEHIKIEGLEESFGEILVPTEEVVEMRAGQKRKSERKFFPGYVLVQMDMNDASWHLVNSTERVMGFIGGTSDRPAPISSKEAERILNRLQENAEAPKPATLFEPGEVVRVTDGPFADFSGVVEEVDYEKSRVKVSVLIFGRSTPVELEFGQVEQDK, encoded by the coding sequence ATGTCGGATGAGAACAAAGAAATTAAATTACGCTGGTACGTTGTACAAGCATTCTCTGGTTACGAAAAGCGTGTAGCGCAAACGTTATCAGAGCACATTAAAATTGAAGGTCTTGAAGAGAGCTTTGGTGAAATATTAGTACCAACGGAAGAAGTTGTTGAGATGCGCGCCGGTCAAAAGCGTAAATCTGAGCGTAAATTTTTCCCAGGTTACGTACTAGTACAAATGGATATGAATGACGCTAGCTGGCACTTAGTAAATAGCACTGAACGTGTTATGGGCTTTATTGGTGGTACATCTGACCGCCCAGCGCCGATTAGCTCTAAAGAAGCAGAACGTATTCTTAACCGTTTACAAGAAAATGCTGAAGCACCTAAACCAGCTACATTATTTGAGCCAGGTGAAGTTGTTCGCGTAACAGACGGTCCATTTGCAGACTTTAGTGGTGTGGTTGAAGAAGTTGACTACGAAAAGAGCCGCGTAAAAGTATCTGTACTTATTTTTGGTCGTTCTACGCCGGTTGAACTTGAATTTGGTCAAGTTGAACAAGATAAGTAA
- the rplJ gene encoding 50S ribosomal protein L10, which yields MALNLQGKKAIVAEVNEAANGALSAVVADSRGVAVGAITALRKEAREAGVWMKVVRNTLAKRAVEGTEFECLSDSLVGPSLIAFSSEHPGAAARIFSDFAKKNEKFEVKTAAFEGNVVDAAMLATLPTYDEAVARLMSAMKEASAGKLCKTIEAVRVQKEEQAA from the coding sequence ATGGCTTTAAATCTTCAAGGCAAAAAAGCAATTGTTGCTGAAGTCAACGAAGCAGCCAATGGTGCTCTTTCTGCAGTTGTTGCAGATTCTCGTGGTGTAGCAGTAGGCGCAATTACAGCCCTTCGTAAAGAAGCTCGTGAAGCTGGTGTATGGATGAAAGTTGTTCGTAACACTCTAGCAAAACGTGCTGTTGAAGGTACTGAATTTGAATGCCTATCTGATTCGTTAGTTGGTCCAAGCTTAATCGCTTTCTCATCAGAGCACCCAGGTGCTGCTGCGCGTATCTTCTCAGATTTCGCGAAAAAGAATGAGAAATTCGAAGTTAAAACGGCCGCTTTTGAAGGAAATGTTGTAGATGCAGCAATGCTTGCTACATTACCTACATACGATGAAGCTGTTGCACGCTTAATGAGCGCTATGAAAGAAGCGTCTGCTGGCAAATTGTGTAAAACAATTGAAGCAGTACGTGTACAGAAAGAAGAGCAAGCTGCTTAA
- the rpoB gene encoding DNA-directed RNA polymerase subunit beta: MAYSYSEKKRIRKDFGKRPQVLDIPFLLSTQLESFKKFLVPDADGDHGLEAAFRSVFPIKSYSGNSELQYVSYRIGEPVFDVKECQIRGVTYSAPLRVKLRLVVMDKEAPGTVKDIKEQEVYMGEIPLMTDTGTFVINGTERVIVSQLHRSPGVFFDNDRGKTHSSGKVLYNARVIPYRGSWLDFEFDAKDNLYVRIDRRRKLPASIILRALEYSSEQILDMFFENTAFEVTDGKVLMELVPSRLRGETAAFDIKGEDGEVLVEAGRRITARHIKSIEKKGISQLEVPHEYIIGRVVAKNYVDESTGEVIANANDELSLELMAELVKAGHTKIDTLYINEVDSGAYMSNTLNIDSSSNRLEALVEIYRMMRPGEPPTKDAAEALFENLFFSEERYDLSTVGRMKFNSRVGYDTDTGPGTLSKEDIVSVMKVLIAIRNGQGDVDDIDHLGNRRIRSVGEMAENQFRVGLVRVERAVRERLSLGDLDAIMPQDLINAKPISAAVKEFFGSSQLSQFMDQNNPLSEVTHKRRISALGPGGLTRERAGFEVRDVHVTHYGRVCPIETPEGPNIGLINSLSTYARTNDYGFLETPYRKVVDGVVTDEVDYLSAIEEGQFVIAQANSNLTETNEFVDELIPCRHKGESTFMGRMDQQYMDVSPQQVISVAAALIPFLEHDDANRALMGSNMQRQAVPTLKADKPLVGTGIELTLAKDSGVTIVAKRGGEVMYADASRIVVNVHDDERIPGEAGIDIYNLTKYTRSNQNTCINQKPTCMVGEPVTRGDVLADGPSTDLGDLALGQNLRVAFMPWNGYNFEDSILLSERVVEEDRLTTIHIQELQCVARDTKLGPEEITADIPNVGESALGKLDESGVVYIGAEVKGGDILVGKVTPKGETQLTPEEKLLRAIFGEKASDVKDSSLRVPNSVTGTVIDVQVFTRDGVEKDKRALEVEDMQLREAKKDFNEEFRILEAGVLDRARKLLVAAGFDEDNLTSLNAEKLLTQSLAQEDKQAELEQLAAQYDELKAEYDKKFENKRRKITQGDDLAPGVLKIVKVYLAVKRRIQPGDKMAGRHGNKGVISTIVPVEDMPYDDKGRTVDIVLNPLGVPSRMNIGQILETHMGLAARGIGERLEEMMKEQRELHELREFIKQAYEIGESRQEVDIASFSDDEIRRLADNLKGGLPIATPAFDGAKEDEIKDMLELGGYPRSGQVTLYDGRTGDQFERQVTVGYMYMLKLNHLVDDKMHARSTGSYSLVTQQPLGGKAQFGGQRFGEMEVWALEAYGAAYTLQEMLTVKSDDVNGRTKMYKNIVDGNHKMEPGMPESFNVLLKEIRSLGINIELEEN; this comes from the coding sequence ATGGCTTACTCTTATTCTGAAAAGAAACGTATCCGTAAGGATTTTGGTAAACGTCCACAAGTTTTGGATATACCTTTCTTACTGTCGACGCAGTTAGAATCGTTTAAAAAATTCTTAGTCCCAGACGCTGATGGCGATCATGGTTTGGAAGCTGCCTTCCGTTCTGTGTTCCCTATTAAAAGCTACTCGGGAAATTCTGAGCTTCAATACGTAAGTTATCGTATTGGTGAGCCAGTATTCGATGTAAAAGAATGTCAAATTCGCGGTGTGACTTATTCTGCTCCACTTCGCGTGAAACTGCGTCTTGTAGTTATGGACAAAGAAGCTCCAGGCACAGTTAAAGACATTAAAGAGCAAGAAGTTTACATGGGCGAAATTCCGCTCATGACTGATACCGGTACTTTTGTAATCAATGGTACAGAGCGTGTTATCGTTTCTCAGCTACACCGTAGCCCTGGTGTATTCTTTGATAACGACCGCGGTAAAACCCATTCATCGGGTAAAGTGTTATATAACGCTCGCGTTATACCTTACCGTGGTTCATGGTTAGACTTCGAATTTGATGCAAAAGATAACTTATATGTGCGTATTGACCGCCGTCGTAAATTACCGGCGTCTATCATTTTACGTGCACTTGAGTACTCTAGCGAACAAATCCTAGATATGTTCTTCGAAAACACCGCGTTTGAAGTAACTGACGGTAAAGTTCTTATGGAACTTGTGCCTTCACGTTTACGTGGTGAAACTGCCGCTTTTGATATCAAAGGCGAAGACGGTGAAGTACTTGTTGAAGCGGGTCGTCGTATTACGGCACGTCACATCAAGAGCATCGAGAAAAAAGGCATTAGTCAATTAGAAGTACCACATGAGTACATCATTGGTCGTGTTGTAGCTAAAAACTATGTTGATGAGTCAACTGGTGAAGTAATTGCAAACGCTAATGACGAGCTATCACTAGAGTTGATGGCTGAATTGGTTAAAGCAGGTCACACTAAAATTGATACGTTATATATCAATGAAGTGGACAGCGGCGCTTACATGTCAAATACATTAAATATTGACTCGTCTAGCAACCGTTTAGAAGCATTAGTAGAAATTTACCGCATGATGCGCCCAGGCGAGCCACCGACGAAAGACGCGGCTGAAGCCTTATTTGAGAACTTGTTCTTCTCTGAAGAGCGTTATGACTTATCTACTGTAGGTCGTATGAAGTTCAATAGCCGTGTTGGTTACGATACAGACACAGGCCCTGGCACATTAAGCAAAGAAGACATCGTGTCTGTTATGAAAGTATTAATTGCTATTCGTAACGGTCAAGGCGATGTTGATGATATTGACCACTTAGGCAACCGTCGTATACGTAGTGTTGGCGAAATGGCTGAGAACCAATTCCGTGTTGGTCTAGTACGTGTAGAGCGTGCTGTACGTGAGCGTTTAAGCTTAGGTGACCTTGACGCGATAATGCCACAAGATCTTATTAACGCTAAGCCTATTTCGGCAGCGGTTAAAGAGTTCTTCGGCTCGTCTCAGTTATCACAGTTTATGGACCAAAATAACCCGCTATCAGAAGTAACGCATAAGCGTCGTATTTCTGCATTAGGTCCGGGCGGTCTAACTCGTGAGCGTGCAGGCTTTGAAGTACGTGACGTTCACGTAACTCACTACGGTCGCGTATGTCCAATCGAGACTCCTGAGGGTCCAAACATCGGTCTAATTAACTCGTTATCTACGTACGCACGTACAAATGATTACGGTTTCTTAGAAACACCTTACCGTAAAGTGGTAGATGGTGTAGTTACTGATGAAGTTGATTATTTATCAGCCATTGAAGAAGGTCAGTTTGTTATCGCACAAGCGAACTCAAACTTAACTGAAACCAATGAGTTTGTTGATGAACTTATTCCGTGTCGTCACAAAGGTGAATCTACCTTTATGGGTCGCATGGACCAGCAATATATGGATGTATCACCACAACAGGTGATCTCTGTAGCGGCAGCACTTATCCCGTTCCTAGAACACGATGATGCTAACCGTGCATTGATGGGGTCAAACATGCAACGTCAAGCAGTACCAACATTGAAAGCGGATAAGCCGTTAGTAGGTACAGGTATTGAGTTAACACTAGCGAAAGATTCTGGTGTAACGATTGTTGCTAAACGTGGTGGTGAAGTAATGTACGCCGATGCGAGTCGCATCGTTGTAAACGTACATGACGATGAGCGTATTCCTGGTGAAGCGGGCATCGACATTTACAACCTTACTAAATACACACGTTCTAACCAAAATACATGTATTAACCAAAAACCAACTTGTATGGTTGGCGAACCGGTTACTCGTGGTGACGTGTTAGCAGATGGTCCTTCGACTGACTTAGGTGACTTAGCCCTTGGTCAAAACCTTCGCGTGGCATTCATGCCATGGAACGGTTACAACTTCGAGGATTCAATCTTACTATCAGAGCGCGTAGTTGAAGAAGATCGTCTAACGACTATCCACATTCAAGAACTACAGTGTGTTGCCCGTGATACTAAATTAGGTCCTGAAGAGATCACTGCAGATATCCCGAATGTGGGTGAGTCTGCACTAGGCAAGCTTGATGAATCAGGCGTTGTTTATATTGGTGCTGAAGTTAAAGGCGGCGATATCCTAGTAGGTAAAGTGACTCCGAAAGGCGAGACGCAATTAACACCTGAAGAGAAGCTACTGCGTGCTATCTTCGGCGAAAAAGCGTCTGACGTTAAAGACAGCTCTTTACGTGTACCAAACTCTGTAACTGGTACTGTAATTGACGTGCAAGTTTTCACCCGTGATGGTGTTGAAAAAGATAAGCGCGCGTTAGAAGTTGAAGACATGCAGCTTCGCGAAGCGAAGAAAGACTTCAACGAAGAGTTCCGTATTCTAGAAGCGGGTGTATTAGACCGTGCGCGCAAGTTACTTGTAGCTGCAGGCTTCGATGAAGACAACTTAACGTCACTAAATGCTGAAAAGCTACTTACTCAAAGTCTTGCACAAGAAGATAAGCAAGCTGAACTTGAGCAACTAGCTGCACAGTACGATGAGCTTAAAGCTGAATACGATAAGAAGTTTGAAAACAAACGTCGTAAAATTACTCAAGGTGATGACTTAGCACCAGGCGTACTTAAGATTGTTAAAGTATACCTAGCTGTTAAACGTCGTATCCAACCGGGTGATAAAATGGCGGGTCGTCACGGTAACAAAGGTGTTATCTCGACTATCGTACCAGTAGAAGATATGCCATACGATGATAAAGGTCGTACGGTAGATATCGTACTAAATCCACTAGGTGTACCATCACGAATGAACATCGGTCAGATCCTTGAAACACATATGGGTCTAGCTGCACGTGGTATTGGTGAGCGCTTAGAGGAAATGATGAAGGAACAACGTGAGCTGCATGAGCTACGTGAATTCATCAAGCAAGCTTACGAAATCGGTGAATCTCGTCAAGAAGTAGATATTGCTAGCTTCTCTGATGATGAAATTCGTCGTTTAGCTGATAACTTAAAAGGTGGTTTACCAATCGCTACTCCTGCATTTGATGGCGCTAAAGAAGACGAAATCAAAGACATGCTAGAGCTTGGTGGATACCCAAGAAGTGGTCAGGTTACACTCTATGATGGCCGTACTGGCGATCAGTTTGAACGTCAAGTAACCGTTGGTTACATGTACATGCTTAAACTTAACCACTTGGTTGACGATAAGATGCACGCACGTTCTACTGGTTCTTACAGCCTTGTTACTCAGCAGCCGCTGGGTGGTAAAGCACAGTTCGGTGGCCAGCGTTTTGGTGAGATGGAAGTATGGGCACTTGAAGCTTACGGTGCTGCTTACACTCTACAAGAAATGCTAACAGTGAAATCGGATGACGTGAACGGTCGTACTAAGATGTATAAAAACATCGTTGATGGTAACCATAAAATGGAACCAGGTATGCCAGAATCGTTCAACGTATTGTTGAAAGAAATCCGCTCACTGGGTATCAACATCGAGTTGGAAGAAAATTAA
- the rplK gene encoding 50S ribosomal protein L11, with product MAKKVEALIKLQVAAGMANPSPPVGPALGQHGVNIMEFCKAFNARTESIEKGAPVPVVISVYGDRSFTFDMKTPPAAYLLKKAAGIKSGSGRPNTEKVGTVTRAQLEEIVETKRADLTAADMDAAVRTIAGSARAMGLNVED from the coding sequence ATGGCTAAAAAAGTTGAAGCTTTAATCAAGCTACAAGTTGCCGCTGGTATGGCTAATCCTAGTCCTCCAGTAGGTCCTGCACTAGGTCAACACGGTGTAAACATCATGGAATTCTGTAAAGCGTTTAACGCACGTACAGAATCTATCGAAAAAGGCGCTCCAGTTCCTGTAGTGATCTCTGTTTACGGTGACCGTTCATTTACGTTCGATATGAAAACGCCACCTGCTGCTTACTTACTTAAGAAAGCTGCTGGTATCAAATCAGGCTCAGGCCGTCCTAACACTGAAAAAGTAGGCACAGTAACTCGTGCTCAACTTGAAGAGATTGTTGAGACAAAACGAGCTGACCTTACAGCGGCTGATATGGACGCTGCGGTTCGCACTATCGCAGGTTCTGCGCGTGCGATGGGCTTGAACGTAGAGGACTAA